From the genome of Maniola jurtina chromosome 10, ilManJurt1.1, whole genome shotgun sequence, one region includes:
- the LOC123868651 gene encoding glutathione S-transferase-like — protein sequence MAKKLHYFDINGIAESIRYILHYGKEKFEDVRYEHKNWPMKDLKESLPYGQLPLYEEGNRTINQSLAIARYVATKINLVPSDPWEQALLDAVVYSIYDFWQKVLAYIKETDLTRKQALKKEILEETVDYFFSRFEKELQKNNGFFGGKLTWADFIFVGIVEATNLFLGEEIERKYPHTAALLKKIRSLPGVKEYIASRKPYKFEL from the exons ATGGCAAAGAAATTACATTATTTCGACATAAATGGCATTGCAGAGTCCATAAGATATATCTTGCACTATGGGAAAGAAAAGTTCGAAGATGTCCGGTACGAGCATAAGAACTGGCCTATGAAAGATTTGAAAGAAT CTTTGCCATATGGCCAATTACCATTATACGAAGAGGGTAACCGTACAATCAACCAGTCGCTAGCAATCGCTCGCTACGTGGCTACTAAAATCAACTTGGTACCCTCTGATCCTTGGGAGCAAGCTTTGTTGGATGCTGTAGTCTACAGCATTTACGATTTCTGGCAAA AGGTATTAGCTTATATCAAGGAAACAGATTTAACCAGGAAGCAAGCCCTTAAAAAGGAAATATTGGAAGAGACCGTCGACTATTTCTTCTCTAGATTCGAAAAAGAATTGCAGAAGAACAATGGATTCTTTGGTGGAAAg TTAACCTGGGCAGACTTCATATTCGTGGGAATTGTGGAAGCTACTAACTTATTCCTGGGTGAAGAGATCGAAAGAAAGTATCCTCATACTGCGGCCCTTTTGAAGAAGATCAGATCCTTGCCTGGAGTGAAGGAGTACATCGCTAGTAGGAAACCTTACAAGTTCGAACTGTAA